In Cydia amplana chromosome 2, ilCydAmpl1.1, whole genome shotgun sequence, the following proteins share a genomic window:
- the LOC134660788 gene encoding 3-oxoacyl-[acyl-carrier-protein] reductase FabG-like, giving the protein MHDAFVTMAFRDKVVLVTGGSSGIGKAIAVHFSKEKAKIVIIGRTKATIDEVKDICTANSETEAMGIQADVSKDADIEMIVNKVTATYGRLDVLVNNAGVFISDDILTATMENFDAHINTNLRGTFNLTRQFVPLLIKSKGNVVNISGVEAVKYVEGLLTESLSKVAIQHLTKYIAYELGPKKVRSNSVALGYVTGTKIIERANIDPEEFGREILPRVPLGEFIKPEDVAKTVAFIASDAARHITGQNIVVDGGFCCH; this is encoded by the exons ATGCACGATGCATTCGTTACTATGGCGTTCAGAGACAAGGTTGTTCTAGTGACCGGCGGGAGCTCGGGTATCGGCAAAGCCATAGCCGTACATTTCTCTAAAGAAAAAGCTAAAATAGTCATCATTGGTCGTACTAAAGCGACTATAGATGAAGTGAAAGATATTTGTACAGCGAACAGTGAGACTGAAGCTATGGGGATACAAGCAGATGTCAGCAAGGATGCTGATATTGAAATGATTGTCAATAAAGTCACTGCAACATACGGACGGCTGGATGTGCTAGTGAACAATGCCGGGGTGTTCATATCTGATGATATCTTGACGGCTACTATGGAAAATTTTGACGCGCATATAAATACGAATCTCAGGGGGACTTTTAACCTGACGAGACAATTTGTGCCACTTCTTATCAAGTCAAAGG GTAATGTCGTCAATATATCTGGCGTGGAAGCGGTGAAGTACGTGGAAGGGCTGCTGACTGAGAGTCTGTCAAAGGTGGCGATACAGCATTTGACAAAGTATATCGCTTACGAACTGGGGCCGAAGAAAGTTCGCTCTAACTCTGTAGCTCTGGGCTATGTTACGGGCACGAAGATTATAGAGAGAGCGAATATAG ATCCCGAGGAGTTCGGTCGAGAGATTCTCCCGCGCGTGCCCCTTGGAGAGTTCATCAAACCCGAGGACGTGGCGAAGACAGTGGCTTTCATTGCTAGCGATGCTGCCAGGCATATCACTGGACAGAACATAGTTGTGGATGGAGGCTTTTGCTGCCATTAG
- the LOC134660247 gene encoding 3-oxoacyl-[acyl-carrier-protein] reductase FabG-like isoform X1, whose translation MAFRDKVILVTDGGISGIGKAIAVHFSIDKAKVVIIGRTNATIDEVKDICTANSGNEANMGIQADVSKDTDVEMIVNKVTVTYGRLDVLVNNAGVFISDDIFTATMDNFDAHINTNLRGNFNLTRLFVPLLIKSQGNVINISGVEAVKYWEGLLTDSLSKVAIQHLTKYVAYELGPKKVRSNSVALGYVTGTKIIERANIDPEEFGRGFLPSVPLGEFIKPEDVAKTVAFIASDDARHITGQNIVMDGGFSCY comes from the exons ATGGCGTTCAGAGATAAAGTCATTCTAGTCACTGATGGTGGGATTTCGGGTATCGGCAAAGCCATAGCCGTACATTTCTCTATAGACAAAGCTAAAGTAGTCATCATTGGTCGTACTAATGCGACTATAGATGAAGTGAAGGATATTTGTACGGCGAATAGTGGGAATGAAGCTAATATGGGGATACAAGCAGATGTCAGTAAGGATACGGATGTTGAAATGATTGTAAATAAAGTCACTGTAACATACGGACGGCTGGATGTGCTAGTGAACAATGCCGGGGTTTTTATCTCTGATGATATCTTTACGGCTACTATGGATAATTTCGACGCGCATATAAATACAAATCTGAGAGGAAATTTTAACCTGACGAGGCTGTTTGTGCCACTTCTTATCAAGTCACAG GGTAATGTCATCAACATATCCGGCGTGGAAGCGGTCAAGTACTGGGAAGGGCTGTTGACTGACAGTCTGTCAAAGGTGGCGATACAGCATTTGACAAAGTATGTCGCTTACGAACTGGGGCCGAAGAAAGTTCGCTCTAATTCCGTAGCTCTGGGCTATGTCACGGGCACGAAGATTATAGAGAGAGCAAATATAG ATCCCGAGGAGTTCGGTCGAGGGTTTCTCCCAAGCGTACCACTTGGAGAATTCATCAAACCAGAAGACGTGGCCAAGACCGTGGCCTTCATAGCCAGCGATGACGCCCGACATATCACTGGACAGAACATAGTTATGGACGGAGGGTTCAGTTGCTATTAG
- the LOC134660247 gene encoding 3-oxoacyl-[acyl-carrier-protein] reductase FabG-like isoform X2, with protein MAFRDKVVLVTGGSSGIGKAIAIHFSKEKAKIVIIGRTKATIDEVKDICTANSGNEAMGIQADVSKDTDVEMIVNKVTATYGRLDVLVNNAGVFISDDIFTATMDNFDAHINTNLRGTFNLTRLFVPLLIKSQGNVINISGVEAVKYWEGLLTDSLSKVAIQHLTKYVAYELGPKKVRSNSVALGYVTGTKIIERANIDPEEFGRGFLPSVPLGEFIKPEDVAKTVAFIASDDARHITGQNIVMDGGFSCY; from the exons ATGGCGTTTCGAGACAAGGTTGTTCTAGTGACCGGCGGGAGCTCGGGTATCGGCAAAGCCATTGCGATACATTTCTCTAAAGAAAAAGCTAAAATAGTCATCATTGGTCGTACTAAAGCGACTATAGATGAAGTCAAGGATATCTGTACGGCCAACAGTGGGAATGAAGCTATGGGGATACAAGCAGATGTCAGTAAAGATACGGATGTTGAAATGATTGTCAATAAAGTCACTGCAACGTACGGACGGCTGGATGTACTAGTGAACAATGCCGGGGTATTTATTTCTGATGATATCTTTACGGCTACAATGGATAATTTCGACGCGCATATAAATACGAATCTGAGAGGGACTTTTAACCTGACGAGGCTGTTCGTGCCACTTCTTATCAAGTCACAAG GTAATGTCATCAACATATCCGGCGTGGAAGCGGTCAAGTACTGGGAAGGGCTGTTGACTGACAGTCTGTCAAAGGTGGCGATACAGCATTTGACAAAGTATGTCGCTTACGAACTGGGGCCGAAGAAAGTTCGCTCTAATTCCGTAGCTCTGGGCTATGTCACGGGCACGAAGATTATAGAGAGAGCAAATATAG ATCCCGAGGAGTTCGGTCGAGGGTTTCTCCCAAGCGTACCACTTGGAGAATTCATCAAACCAGAAGACGTGGCCAAGACCGTGGCCTTCATAGCCAGCGATGACGCCCGACATATCACTGGACAGAACATAGTTATGGACGGAGGGTTCAGTTGCTATTAG